The following coding sequences lie in one Helicobacter sp. MIT 21-1697 genomic window:
- a CDS encoding TRAP transporter small permease — protein sequence MFSWITKPFVWAHHNPRILKIFAILDKIIASINKNIAVIGLGVGVLITALNVFCRYLTGLFPDFIHLSLTWAEEIARYCFLWSALFGAAYGFRKGVHISVTMLLERFPPPYAKACVLGIHTLNAIFLAFMTYAGVMVCYDNYILGYMSEALHNVPLWIFLLCLPLAFFGATYRSIEKIYEVSWMEADKVIKNAENEMIHDSVTKD from the coding sequence ATGTTTTCTTGGATTACTAAACCATTTGTGTGGGCACATCATAACCCACGCATTCTTAAGATTTTTGCCATTTTAGATAAAATTATTGCTTCCATTAATAAAAATATTGCTGTAATTGGCTTAGGGGTAGGTGTGCTTATCACTGCTTTAAATGTATTTTGTCGTTATCTTACTGGATTATTTCCAGATTTTATCCACCTCTCACTTACTTGGGCGGAAGAAATAGCACGATATTGTTTTTTGTGGTCAGCTCTTTTTGGAGCGGCGTATGGATTCAGAAAAGGTGTGCATATTAGCGTTACTATGCTACTTGAACGTTTCCCTCCCCCATATGCTAAAGCTTGTGTGCTTGGCATACATACACTTAATGCAATTTTTCTTGCTTTTATGACATATGCTGGAGTTATGGTATGTTATGATAACTATATTCTTGGTTATATGAGTGAAGCATTGCATAATGTCCCTTTGTGGATTTTTTTGCTTTGTTTGCCTTTAGCATTTTTTGGTGCGACTTATCGCTCCATTGAAAAAATCTATGAAGTTTCTTGGATGGAAGCAGACAAGGTCATTAAAAATGCAGAAAATGAAATGATACACGATAGTGTAACGAAAGATTAA